A window from Cryobacterium sp. PAMC25264 encodes these proteins:
- the gatB gene encoding Asp-tRNA(Asn)/Glu-tRNA(Gln) amidotransferase subunit GatB, which produces MAKAELMDYDKALELFEPVLGFEVHVELNTKTKMFCGCANEFGSGANTNTCPTCLGLPGGLPQVNRQAIESSIRLGLALGCEIAETSRFARKNYFYPDTAKNFQTSQYDEPIAFNGQLTIELESGRQVTVDIERAHMEDDAGKLTHMGGAAGRIQGADYSLVDYNRGGVPLVEIVTQMIEGAEADAPEIGKTYVAAIREIVKALGVSNARMEEGNVRCDANVSLRPRGSNILGTRTETKNVNSLRSVERAVRYEIQRQAALLTAGGTITQETRHWHEDTGVTSAGRPKSDADDYRYFPEPDLVPVAPSRAWVEELRATLPEPPAARRKRLQADWGFVNLEFQDVVNSDLLDVMEATIAAGAPAQAARKWWTGEIARLANVAGVSAESLVTPAQVAALIALITDGTLTDRLARQVLEGVIAGEGTPSEVVASRGLAVVSDDGPLIAAIDEALASQPDVLAKIRDGKVQAAGAVIGAVMKAMRGQADAARVRELVLERAVSTAAETAQEPAE; this is translated from the coding sequence ATGGCGAAAGCTGAATTGATGGACTACGACAAGGCCCTCGAACTGTTCGAGCCGGTGCTCGGCTTCGAGGTGCACGTCGAACTGAACACCAAGACCAAGATGTTCTGCGGCTGCGCCAACGAGTTCGGCTCCGGCGCCAACACCAACACCTGCCCCACCTGCCTCGGCCTGCCCGGCGGGCTGCCGCAGGTGAACCGCCAGGCCATCGAATCAAGCATCCGTCTGGGCCTGGCGCTCGGCTGCGAGATCGCCGAGACCAGCCGGTTCGCCCGCAAGAACTACTTCTACCCCGACACCGCGAAGAACTTCCAGACCTCGCAGTACGACGAGCCGATCGCCTTCAACGGCCAGCTCACCATCGAACTGGAGAGCGGCCGCCAGGTCACGGTCGACATCGAGCGCGCGCACATGGAGGACGATGCCGGCAAGCTCACCCACATGGGCGGCGCGGCCGGACGCATCCAGGGCGCCGATTACTCGCTGGTGGACTACAACCGCGGCGGCGTGCCGCTGGTGGAGATCGTCACCCAGATGATCGAGGGCGCCGAAGCCGACGCCCCCGAGATCGGCAAGACCTACGTCGCCGCGATCCGCGAGATCGTCAAGGCGCTCGGCGTCTCCAACGCGCGCATGGAAGAGGGCAACGTGCGCTGCGACGCGAACGTGTCGCTCCGCCCGCGCGGCTCGAACATCCTCGGCACCCGCACCGAGACCAAAAACGTCAACTCGCTGCGCAGCGTCGAACGTGCCGTGCGTTACGAGATCCAGCGCCAGGCGGCTCTGCTCACCGCGGGCGGCACCATCACGCAGGAGACCCGGCACTGGCACGAGGACACCGGCGTCACCTCCGCCGGCCGGCCCAAGAGTGACGCGGACGACTACAGGTACTTCCCCGAGCCCGACCTGGTGCCCGTCGCCCCGTCGCGCGCCTGGGTCGAAGAGCTGCGCGCCACACTGCCGGAGCCGCCCGCGGCACGCCGCAAGCGCCTGCAGGCCGACTGGGGCTTCGTGAACCTCGAGTTCCAGGATGTCGTCAACTCCGACCTCCTCGACGTGATGGAGGCCACCATCGCCGCCGGAGCGCCCGCGCAGGCCGCCCGCAAGTGGTGGACCGGCGAGATCGCCCGGCTTGCGAACGTCGCCGGCGTTTCCGCTGAGAGCCTCGTGACCCCGGCCCAAGTGGCCGCGCTGATCGCGCTCATCACCGACGGCACCCTCACCGACCGCCTGGCCCGCCAGGTGCTCGAGGGCGTCATCGCGGGGGAGGGCACGCCCAGCGAGGTCGTCGCCAGCCGCGGACTCGCCGTCGTGAGCGATGACGGACCCCTCATCGCGGCCATCGACGAGGCCCTCGCCTCCCAGCCCGACGTGCTGGCCAAGATCCGCGACGGCAAGGTTCAGGCCGCCGGCGCTGTCATCGGCGCGGTCATGAAGGCCATGCGCGGCCAAGCGGATGCCGCCCGCGTGCGCGAACTCGTGCTGGAACGAGCCGTGTCGACAGCGGCCGAGACGGCACAGGAGCCGGCCGAATAA
- the gatA gene encoding Asp-tRNA(Asn)/Glu-tRNA(Gln) amidotransferase subunit GatA, whose translation MTNLISQTAATLAGLLADGSVSSVDVTRAHLDHIDAVEPDVHAFLHVARDAALATAARVDARRAAGEKLGPLAGVPIAIKDVLATLDMPSTAGSKILEGWIPPYDATVVKRIRDADLIPLGKTNMDEFAMGSSTEHSAYGPTHNPWDLDRIPGGSGGGSAAAVAAFEAPLALGSDTGGSIRQPAAVTGSVGVKPTYGGVSRYGAIALASSLDQVGPVTRTVLDAALLHDVIGGHDPLDSTSLTDAWPSMTAAAQAGLKDGALKGVRVGVIKELNGAGFQAGVTQRFEETLALLSAAGAIVSEVSAPNFEYAVSAYYLILPAEASSNLARFDSVRFGIRVNPEDGPLTSERVMAATRDAGFGDEVKRRIILGTYALSAGYYDAYYGSAQKVRTLIQRDFAAAFDKVDLLVSPTAPTTAFKLGEKMDDPMAMYLNDITTIPANLAGIPGMSLPMGLAPEDGLPVGLQVMAPARADARLYTFGAAVEQLLEAHWGHTLLSQAPQLAQTEMFATEGGAV comes from the coding sequence GTGACCAACCTCATCAGCCAGACCGCCGCCACCCTGGCCGGCCTGCTCGCCGACGGCTCCGTCAGCTCCGTCGACGTCACCCGCGCGCACCTCGATCACATCGACGCCGTCGAACCCGACGTGCACGCGTTCCTGCACGTGGCCCGCGACGCCGCCCTGGCCACCGCCGCCCGGGTGGATGCCCGCCGTGCGGCCGGCGAGAAGCTCGGGCCCCTGGCCGGCGTGCCGATCGCCATCAAGGACGTGCTCGCCACCCTGGACATGCCCTCCACCGCCGGATCGAAGATCCTCGAAGGCTGGATCCCGCCGTACGACGCCACCGTCGTCAAGCGCATCCGCGACGCCGACCTCATTCCCCTGGGCAAGACCAACATGGACGAGTTCGCGATGGGCTCCTCCACCGAACACTCCGCCTACGGTCCCACCCACAACCCCTGGGACCTCGACCGGATCCCCGGCGGCTCCGGCGGTGGCTCGGCCGCGGCCGTCGCCGCCTTCGAGGCGCCTCTCGCACTCGGCAGCGACACCGGTGGGTCCATCCGCCAGCCCGCCGCCGTCACCGGATCCGTCGGCGTCAAGCCCACCTACGGCGGGGTGTCCCGCTACGGCGCGATCGCTCTGGCCTCTTCGCTGGACCAGGTCGGCCCGGTGACCCGCACGGTGCTCGACGCCGCGCTGCTGCACGACGTGATCGGCGGCCACGACCCGCTCGACTCCACCTCTCTCACGGATGCCTGGCCGTCCATGACCGCCGCGGCCCAGGCCGGCCTGAAGGACGGCGCACTGAAGGGCGTGCGCGTCGGCGTGATCAAGGAGCTCAACGGCGCCGGCTTCCAGGCCGGGGTCACGCAACGCTTCGAGGAGACCCTGGCGCTGCTCTCCGCGGCCGGCGCGATCGTCAGCGAGGTGAGCGCCCCGAACTTCGAGTACGCGGTCTCCGCCTACTATCTGATCCTGCCGGCCGAGGCGTCCAGCAACCTGGCCCGCTTCGACTCGGTGCGCTTCGGCATCCGGGTCAACCCGGAGGACGGCCCGCTCACCAGCGAGCGCGTCATGGCCGCCACCCGCGACGCCGGGTTCGGTGACGAGGTCAAGCGCCGCATCATCTTGGGCACCTACGCCCTGTCCGCCGGCTACTACGACGCCTACTACGGCAGCGCTCAGAAGGTGCGCACGCTCATCCAGCGTGACTTCGCCGCAGCGTTCGACAAGGTCGACCTTCTTGTCTCGCCGACCGCGCCGACCACGGCGTTCAAGTTGGGCGAGAAGATGGACGACCCGATGGCGATGTACCTGAACGACATCACCACGATTCCGGCCAACCTCGCCGGGATCCCCGGCATGAGCCTGCCGATGGGCCTCGCGCCCGAAGACGGCCTGCCCGTCGGCCTGCAGGTGATGGCACCCGCCCGCGCGGATGCCCGCCTGTACACCTTCGGCGCCGCCGTCGAGCAGCTGCTCGAGGCGCACTGGGGGCACACCCTGCTCAGCCAGGCGCCGCAGCTGGCCCAGACCGAAATGTTCGCAACCGAAGGGGGCGCCGTCTAA
- the gatC gene encoding Asp-tRNA(Asn)/Glu-tRNA(Gln) amidotransferase subunit GatC, with product MSEITAEQVAHLANLARIDLSSAEIDRLTIELGQIVDSVAKVAQVATPDVPATSHPMPLTNVFRDDVVVPSLTVDQALSGAPDRAGDKFRVPAILDEE from the coding sequence ATGTCTGAAATCACGGCCGAGCAGGTGGCCCATCTGGCCAACCTCGCCCGGATCGACCTCAGCTCGGCCGAAATCGATCGCCTGACGATCGAACTCGGTCAGATCGTCGACTCCGTCGCCAAGGTCGCCCAGGTCGCCACGCCCGACGTCCCGGCGACCAGCCACCCGATGCCCCTGACGAACGTCTTCCGTGACGACGTCGTGGTGCCCTCGCTCACGGTCGACCAGGCGCTGTCCGGCGCCCCCGACCGTGCCGGCGACAAATTCCGTGTGCCCGCCATCCTGGACGAGGAGTAA
- a CDS encoding alpha/beta hydrolase translates to MTASLALVGVGGTVAVPEYSALGASALGSSALGSSEFGAADVGVQEAAAARLSDRQGDVGSAPLWAQIEVQSATSVDIDLTTLRSMTGPNLLVGMSQLPLADLSTFAADFPTHIDALLAAPPQAAVVTAWWTMLDSTQRATLTAATPQLVGNLDGVPLAQRSRANESFLRDSLAEAERTLDGVLSAAERSGLSSQVAMLTQVAEALHASQDGPKRSLVLLDTTGSGRAAIALGNPDTADYIGYLVPGMNYQVEPQIVNWTTVADDLYREQAAVLADGAAQRAAPAPIAVTASVRLGVASAAADMSTVAATAVAPTIATIAWIGYEAPDLFSVGGLDRAEAGADFLETSWAGVRATRGGDQPFVSVFAHSYGSTVALLALANGSVEVDALVVVGSPGSAIQSAAKLKVTGDNVFVGKADWDPAVNSAFFGSDPGAASYGARVLGVRGGTDARTGRTLAGSLGHNDYFTPGSESLHNMALIGTDNAELATDDIE, encoded by the coding sequence GTGACTGCCTCGCTCGCCCTGGTCGGGGTGGGCGGGACCGTAGCCGTGCCCGAATACTCCGCGCTCGGCGCCTCAGCCCTCGGGTCGTCCGCGCTCGGTTCATCCGAGTTCGGTGCCGCCGATGTCGGTGTCCAGGAGGCGGCCGCCGCACGACTCTCCGACCGGCAGGGAGATGTGGGGTCGGCGCCGTTGTGGGCCCAAATCGAGGTGCAGTCTGCCACGTCGGTCGATATCGACCTGACCACCCTGCGCTCGATGACGGGGCCGAACCTGCTCGTGGGAATGTCCCAGTTGCCCCTCGCCGACCTGTCCACCTTCGCGGCCGACTTCCCCACCCACATCGACGCGCTCCTGGCTGCCCCGCCGCAGGCCGCCGTCGTCACGGCGTGGTGGACCATGCTGGACTCCACCCAGCGGGCCACCCTCACGGCCGCGACGCCACAGCTCGTCGGGAACCTCGACGGTGTGCCCCTTGCGCAACGCAGCCGGGCGAACGAGAGCTTCCTGCGTGACTCACTGGCCGAAGCCGAACGCACCCTGGACGGCGTCCTGTCCGCCGCCGAACGCAGCGGGCTGTCCAGCCAGGTGGCCATGCTCACCCAGGTGGCAGAAGCGCTGCACGCCAGCCAGGACGGGCCCAAGCGCAGCCTGGTCCTGCTCGACACCACGGGATCCGGACGGGCCGCCATCGCGCTGGGCAACCCCGATACGGCCGACTACATCGGCTACCTCGTACCCGGCATGAACTATCAGGTGGAACCCCAGATCGTGAACTGGACCACCGTGGCCGACGACCTCTACCGCGAGCAGGCCGCCGTGCTGGCCGACGGCGCTGCCCAGCGTGCTGCCCCCGCGCCCATCGCCGTGACGGCGTCGGTGCGCCTCGGCGTCGCATCCGCCGCCGCGGACATGTCGACGGTCGCCGCCACGGCCGTCGCACCCACGATCGCCACGATCGCCTGGATCGGTTACGAAGCGCCCGACCTGTTCTCCGTCGGCGGCCTGGACCGGGCCGAGGCCGGTGCCGACTTCCTCGAGACCTCCTGGGCCGGTGTGCGCGCCACCCGCGGAGGCGATCAGCCGTTCGTCTCCGTGTTCGCTCACTCGTATGGATCGACGGTGGCCCTCCTCGCCCTGGCCAACGGCTCGGTCGAGGTGGACGCTCTCGTCGTGGTGGGTTCCCCGGGTAGCGCGATCCAGTCCGCGGCCAAGCTCAAGGTCACCGGCGACAACGTCTTCGTCGGCAAGGCTGACTGGGACCCGGCCGTGAACTCGGCATTCTTCGGCAGCGACCCCGGTGCCGCGTCCTACGGCGCCCGGGTGCTCGGCGTGCGCGGCGGCACCGACGCTCGCACTGGCCGAACGCTGGCTGGATCGCTCGGCCACAACGACTATTTCACCCCCGGCAGCGAGTCACTGCACAACATGGCATTGATCGGCACGGACAACGCGGAACTGGCCACCGACGACATTGAATAG
- a CDS encoding NAD-dependent epimerase/dehydratase family protein: MRFLILGGTAWLGGTIATAARHHGHRVTCLARGETGSVPDGIRFVTGDRTRPDAYDSVAADEWDVVVDVSRQPGQVASAVAALRERAGSYTFVSSGNVYAETATPGGLESAELVDALVGDVMEDMESYGEAKVACEQRVLEGFGAERSLILRSGLIGGPGDLSDRSGYWPARFAQPASADGSVLVPDVPGLLTQLLDVRDLAEWIVDAAEDGTRGVYNVAGETVSLVEYLAVARFVAGHTARVVGVDPNWLLEHEVEPWSGSRSLPLWLPLPEYAGFSARDTSAARNAGLVTRPLAETLADTLRWERQRVINGPRRAGLSDADEVALLAALVA; this comes from the coding sequence ATGCGATTCCTCATCCTGGGCGGAACGGCCTGGCTCGGCGGCACCATCGCGACGGCCGCGCGGCACCACGGACACCGGGTCACCTGTCTGGCCCGGGGAGAGACCGGCAGCGTGCCCGACGGCATCCGGTTCGTAACCGGCGACCGCACCCGTCCGGACGCCTACGACTCCGTGGCCGCCGACGAGTGGGATGTGGTCGTGGACGTGTCCCGGCAGCCCGGCCAGGTCGCCTCCGCGGTCGCCGCGCTGCGGGAGCGGGCCGGCTCGTACACCTTCGTGTCGTCGGGCAACGTCTACGCGGAGACGGCGACGCCGGGCGGGCTCGAATCGGCCGAGCTGGTCGACGCCCTCGTCGGCGACGTGATGGAGGACATGGAGAGCTATGGCGAGGCGAAGGTCGCGTGCGAGCAGCGCGTGCTCGAGGGTTTCGGCGCCGAACGCTCCCTGATCCTGCGCTCCGGGCTGATCGGCGGCCCGGGCGACCTCTCCGACCGGTCCGGCTACTGGCCGGCCCGGTTCGCGCAACCGGCCTCCGCCGATGGGAGCGTCCTGGTGCCCGATGTGCCCGGCCTGCTCACTCAGTTGCTCGATGTGCGGGACCTCGCCGAGTGGATCGTCGATGCGGCCGAGGACGGCACACGCGGGGTCTACAACGTGGCGGGGGAGACCGTGTCGCTCGTCGAGTACCTCGCCGTGGCCCGGTTCGTCGCCGGCCACACCGCACGCGTCGTGGGCGTCGACCCGAACTGGCTGCTGGAACACGAGGTCGAGCCCTGGTCGGGGTCCCGGTCACTGCCGTTGTGGTTGCCGCTGCCCGAGTACGCCGGGTTCAGTGCTCGCGACACCTCCGCGGCGCGGAACGCCGGACTGGTCACCCGGCCCCTGGCCGAGACCCTCGCCGACACCTTGCGATGGGAACGACAGCGGGTGATCAACGGGCCCCGCCGGGCCGGCCTCTCCGACGCCGACGAGGTGGCGCTGTTGGCCGCCCTGGTGGCCTGA
- a CDS encoding MFS transporter produces the protein MRVTGGPAQDRGARRSLVALLAAHAISQTGNVVTAFAVPFYVLGQGGSGVEVGLAAFFATAPVVLGGVLGGVVVDRVGHRRAAIIADLASGVTVLAIPVLALTVGLPFWALLSLVFAAGLLDTPGQTARRVMLPGLSMRAGARLEQSVGLLDGSERFAKLIGASVAGLLVAVLGPVAALFVNAATFLVSAVLTWVGVDQIRAVLLPGSDDIGSAPGGVPLRTSYWADLAQGFRFVVADPLMRLIVGLVLATNLLDAARGSTLLPLYANDRLGGAAALGLLVAVMGGCALIGNIAFGFVAHRVPRRVTFALCFALAGGPSSAAFAFGAPLPVLVALTALSGLAAGAINPILGTVELERIPEHLRGRVFGLINAGAWAGVPFGALLGGIAGDTIGLPMAFGIVAVLYTMITLSPLTGGTWRQMERRDAAAVTRSEAAPAERALP, from the coding sequence GTGAGAGTCACAGGCGGCCCGGCCCAGGACCGTGGCGCACGGCGCTCGCTTGTCGCGCTGCTGGCCGCGCACGCGATCTCCCAGACCGGCAACGTGGTCACCGCGTTCGCCGTGCCGTTCTATGTGCTGGGCCAGGGCGGGTCGGGCGTGGAGGTAGGCCTGGCGGCCTTCTTCGCCACCGCCCCTGTCGTCCTCGGCGGGGTCCTTGGCGGGGTCGTCGTCGACCGGGTCGGTCACCGCAGGGCCGCGATCATTGCGGATCTGGCCAGCGGCGTCACTGTGCTGGCCATCCCGGTGCTGGCCCTCACCGTGGGCCTGCCGTTCTGGGCGCTGCTGTCCCTCGTGTTCGCCGCCGGGCTGCTCGATACCCCGGGGCAGACCGCCCGGCGGGTGATGCTGCCCGGCCTGTCGATGCGGGCGGGCGCACGGTTGGAGCAGAGCGTGGGTCTGCTGGACGGGTCTGAGCGATTCGCGAAGCTCATCGGGGCATCCGTCGCCGGGCTCCTCGTTGCGGTGCTGGGCCCGGTGGCCGCCCTGTTCGTGAACGCCGCGACCTTCCTGGTCTCGGCCGTGTTGACCTGGGTGGGTGTGGACCAGATTCGGGCCGTGCTCCTGCCCGGCTCCGACGACATCGGCTCCGCCCCGGGCGGCGTTCCGCTGCGCACGTCGTACTGGGCTGACCTGGCCCAGGGTTTCCGGTTCGTGGTCGCCGACCCGCTCATGCGGCTGATCGTGGGCCTGGTGTTGGCCACCAACCTCCTGGACGCGGCTCGAGGGTCGACCCTGCTTCCCCTGTATGCGAACGACAGGCTCGGCGGTGCGGCCGCTTTGGGGCTGCTGGTGGCCGTGATGGGCGGATGCGCGCTGATCGGCAACATAGCCTTCGGCTTCGTCGCGCATCGGGTGCCCCGCCGGGTGACGTTCGCGCTCTGCTTCGCGCTGGCCGGCGGCCCCTCGAGCGCCGCATTCGCGTTCGGGGCACCGCTACCCGTGCTGGTGGCCCTGACGGCCCTCTCCGGTTTGGCCGCCGGCGCCATCAACCCGATCCTCGGCACGGTCGAGCTCGAACGGATTCCGGAGCACCTCCGCGGCCGGGTCTTCGGCTTGATCAACGCCGGCGCCTGGGCTGGTGTGCCTTTCGGCGCCCTGCTCGGCGGCATAGCCGGGGACACCATCGGCCTCCCGATGGCCTTCGGCATCGTCGCCGTGCTCTATACGATGATCACCCTGAGCCCGCTCACGGGCGGAACCTGGCGCCAGATGGAACGCCGGGATGCCGCAGCGGTGACGCGATCCGAGGCGGCGCCGGCCGAGCGGGCCCTCCCGTAG
- a CDS encoding helix-turn-helix domain-containing protein, with protein sequence MTPRDDRRTTLTSAASMRVLAHPTRLRLLGLLRERGAQTAAQLGDVIDEAPGTISYHLGKLASSGLIEPAEARSTDQRERWWQATTPLTSWEPADLRGDPDTLAASSALQKSIAQAYAARFTEYIDRAATLPREWVAAGASGDRSLRLTADELASMRGELEEFVDRWLDTSAAHDSAAADGAEPVVLVYQAYRRP encoded by the coding sequence ATGACACCCCGTGATGACCGGCGCACCACCCTCACCTCAGCCGCCTCGATGCGCGTGCTCGCGCATCCCACCCGGCTGCGGCTCTTGGGGTTGCTGCGGGAACGCGGCGCTCAGACCGCCGCCCAGCTCGGCGACGTGATCGACGAGGCGCCCGGCACCATCAGCTACCACCTGGGCAAACTCGCCTCGAGTGGACTGATCGAACCCGCCGAGGCCCGGAGCACCGACCAGCGCGAACGCTGGTGGCAGGCGACGACGCCGCTGACAAGCTGGGAGCCGGCGGACCTTCGTGGCGACCCGGACACCCTCGCAGCGTCGTCCGCCCTGCAGAAGTCGATCGCCCAGGCCTATGCGGCCCGGTTCACCGAGTACATCGATCGGGCGGCCACCCTGCCCAGGGAGTGGGTGGCGGCCGGCGCCAGCGGCGACCGCAGCCTCCGGCTCACCGCCGACGAACTGGCTTCCATGCGCGGCGAACTCGAGGAGTTCGTGGACCGATGGCTGGACACGAGCGCCGCCCACGACTCGGCGGCCGCCGATGGTGCCGAGCCTGTGGTGCTGGTCTATCAGGCCTACCGGCGTCCCTGA
- the ligA gene encoding NAD-dependent DNA ligase LigA, translated as MPDATGASPAAALAVAGDEAATLTTRILEARDAYYERNEVVISDAEYDGLIHRLEELERLFPELASQDSPTQTVGGRAETTLFDPVQHAERMLSLDNVFSAPEFEAWAAKVERDAGRRVHYLCELKIDGLAINLRYENGVLVSAATRGDGVVGEDVTENIALVPGIPRTLSGTGHPALMEVRGEVFFPVAAFRELNAAQSAAGERVFANPRNAASGSLRQKAESKNADQLALMKDRLGRLRMLVHGIGAWQQPGADSQSGVYALLAGWGLPTSPYFKVVAEAGEASAFIAYFGEHRGSVEHEIDGIVIKVDELALHDELGATNRAPRWAIAYKYPPEQVNTKLLDIVVSVGRTGRATPFAVMEPVRVAGSVVRQATLHNQDVVKAKGVLIGDTVVLRKAGDVIPEVLGPVVELRDGTEHEFVMPTECPVCGTPLKAAKEGDIDLRCPNARSCPAQVRGRVEHIGSRGALDIEVLGEVTAAALTQPTVPEAPPLDTEAGLFELTIDDLLPISVVVRDAETGLPREDEDGTARQRTPFRRNPTAAEKKAGLEGPQPSSNAVKLIAEIELAKTKPLARILVALNIRHVGPVAARALATHFGSLDAIRAASREELAEVDGVGGIIADAVIDWFEVDWHREIVERWAAAGVQFATPGHPGPGAAAAAGGVLTGLTVVATGSLEGFTREGASEAILAAGGKNASSVSKKTDFVAAGPGAGSKLAKAEALGVRIIDADEFRILLEQGPAGLPEPVAAATEPEADAG; from the coding sequence ATGCCTGACGCCACCGGAGCGTCGCCCGCGGCCGCGTTGGCGGTGGCCGGGGACGAGGCCGCGACCCTCACCACCCGCATCCTCGAGGCGCGCGACGCCTACTACGAGCGCAACGAGGTCGTCATCTCCGACGCCGAGTATGACGGCCTGATTCACCGCCTGGAAGAACTCGAACGGCTCTTCCCCGAGCTCGCCAGTCAGGACAGCCCCACCCAGACCGTGGGGGGCCGGGCCGAAACCACCCTCTTCGACCCGGTGCAGCACGCCGAACGGATGCTCAGCCTCGACAACGTCTTCTCCGCCCCGGAATTCGAGGCCTGGGCGGCCAAGGTCGAGCGCGACGCCGGGCGCCGGGTGCACTACCTCTGCGAGCTGAAGATCGACGGCCTGGCCATCAATCTGCGGTACGAGAACGGCGTGCTGGTCAGCGCCGCGACGCGCGGCGACGGCGTCGTCGGCGAGGACGTCACCGAGAACATCGCCCTGGTGCCCGGCATCCCGCGCACGCTGAGCGGCACCGGGCATCCGGCCCTCATGGAGGTGCGCGGGGAGGTGTTCTTCCCTGTCGCGGCGTTCCGTGAGCTCAACGCCGCGCAGAGCGCCGCGGGGGAGCGCGTCTTCGCGAACCCCCGCAACGCCGCCAGTGGGTCGCTCCGCCAGAAGGCAGAGAGCAAGAACGCCGACCAACTCGCCCTGATGAAGGACCGACTCGGCCGGTTGCGGATGCTCGTGCACGGCATCGGAGCCTGGCAGCAGCCCGGCGCCGACTCCCAATCCGGGGTCTACGCCCTGCTCGCCGGCTGGGGCCTGCCCACCAGTCCCTACTTCAAGGTCGTCGCTGAGGCGGGAGAGGCGTCCGCGTTCATCGCGTACTTCGGCGAACACCGCGGCAGCGTCGAGCACGAGATCGACGGCATCGTCATCAAGGTCGACGAGCTCGCCCTGCATGACGAACTCGGCGCCACCAACCGGGCTCCGCGCTGGGCGATCGCCTACAAGTACCCGCCGGAGCAGGTGAACACCAAGCTGCTCGACATCGTCGTGAGCGTCGGCCGGACCGGCCGGGCCACCCCGTTCGCTGTGATGGAACCCGTGCGAGTCGCCGGCTCCGTGGTACGCCAGGCCACCCTGCACAACCAGGACGTGGTCAAGGCCAAGGGCGTGCTCATCGGTGACACCGTCGTGTTGCGGAAGGCCGGCGATGTGATTCCCGAGGTCCTCGGCCCGGTGGTGGAATTGCGCGACGGCACCGAACACGAGTTCGTTATGCCTACAGAGTGCCCGGTCTGCGGCACTCCGCTCAAGGCCGCCAAGGAAGGCGACATCGATCTGCGCTGCCCCAACGCGCGCAGCTGCCCCGCCCAGGTGCGAGGCCGGGTGGAGCACATCGGCTCCCGCGGCGCCCTGGACATCGAGGTGCTCGGCGAGGTCACCGCTGCCGCCCTCACCCAGCCGACAGTTCCGGAGGCCCCGCCGCTGGACACCGAGGCGGGTTTGTTCGAGCTCACCATCGACGACCTGCTGCCCATCAGCGTGGTCGTGCGCGACGCAGAAACCGGTCTGCCCCGCGAAGATGAGGACGGCACGGCGCGCCAGCGCACCCCGTTCCGCCGAAACCCCACGGCGGCCGAGAAGAAGGCCGGCCTTGAGGGTCCGCAGCCGTCCTCCAACGCCGTGAAGCTCATCGCCGAGATCGAGCTGGCCAAGACCAAACCGTTGGCTCGGATCCTGGTGGCGCTGAACATCCGGCACGTCGGACCGGTGGCCGCCCGGGCCCTTGCCACGCATTTCGGGTCGCTGGACGCCATCCGCGCCGCCAGCCGGGAGGAACTCGCCGAGGTCGACGGGGTGGGCGGCATCATCGCCGACGCCGTGATCGACTGGTTCGAGGTGGACTGGCACCGCGAGATCGTGGAACGGTGGGCCGCGGCCGGCGTGCAGTTCGCGACGCCCGGGCATCCGGGCCCAGGTGCGGCCGCCGCGGCCGGGGGAGTGCTCACCGGGCTGACCGTCGTCGCCACCGGGTCGCTCGAGGGCTTCACCCGCGAGGGCGCCTCAGAGGCGATCCTCGCCGCCGGCGGCAAGAACGCGTCGAGCGTGTCGAAGAAGACCGACTTCGTGGCCGCAGGCCCAGGTGCCGGCTCCAAGCTGGCCAAGGCCGAGGCACTCGGGGTGCGCATCATCGACGCCGACGAGTTCCGGATCCTGCTCGAACAGGGCCCGGCCGGACTGCCGGAACCGGTAGCCGCCGCGACCGAACCGGAGGCCGACGCCGGCTAA